The proteins below come from a single Hemibagrus wyckioides isolate EC202008001 linkage group LG22, SWU_Hwy_1.0, whole genome shotgun sequence genomic window:
- the gas1a gene encoding growth arrest-specific protein 1a, translated as MARLARSAQGAGSYPWPLACALLFFGTCVCAGPSQSRSRGRLVCWQAIMNCQAEPECHYAYGQYVRACDPVLSGRRRSCPSHCIASLVQLNQTKSGPALEDCSCADDHLCRDTKRAIEPCLPRTSSMGCTEARRQCERDGPCRSAMGDYLQHCGKLFSGATCTNACRGVIAHMRRLPKAQLLDTCVCDGAERTICEYVKVSMHTLCFGMPPVVDNDGSGTDYYDDDEEDDGEDGKEDGPSSAGTRVQYLRALAVLAPVLVLLRF; from the coding sequence ATGGCGAGGCTCGCGCGGTCAGCCCAGGGCGCCGGCTCGTACCCGTGGCCGCTCGCCTGCGCGCTCCTATTTTTCggcacttgtgtgtgtgcgggCCCGTCGCAGAGTCGCTCGCGGGGACGTCTCGTGTGCTGGCAGGCTATTATGAACTGCCAGGCAGAGCCCGAGTGCCACTACGCGTACGGACAGTACGTGCGCGCGTGTGACCCAGTGTTGAGCGGCCGGCGGCGCTCGTGCCCGAGCCACTGCATCGCATCACTTGTGCAACTCAACCAGACTAAGAGCGGCCCTGCTCTGGAGGACTGCAGCTGCGCAGACGATCATTTGTGTCGAGACACCAAGCGCGCCATCGAGCCATGCCTGCCCAGGACCAGCAGTATGGGCTGCACGGAGGCGCGGCGGCAGTGCGAGCGCGACGGACCATGTCGCTCCGCCATGGGTGACTACCTGCAGCACTGCGGTAAGCTGTTCAGCGGCGCCACGTGCACGAACGCGTGCCGCGGCGTCATCGCGCATATGCGTCGCCTGCCCAAGGCGCAGCTGCTCGACACGTGCGTTTGCGACGGCGCTGAGCGTACCATTTGCGAATACGTCAAAGTGAGCATGCACACGTTGTGTTTCGGCATGCCACCCGTGGTCGATAATGATGGATCCGGGACCGATtactatgatgatgatgaggaggatgatggaGAGGACGGGAAAGAGGACGGCCCGAGCAGCGCGGGTACGCGCGTGCAGTATTTGCGCGCTCTTGCCGTGCTTGCACCAGTCTTGGTATTGTTACGGTTTTGA